The Vibrio coralliilyticus genome segment GTTTGTCTATAAAGAGGATAGATAAATCTCCTCGAAGGCTCTTTAAGCGTTTCGGCGTGTTACCTAAAGACACCGCTTTACTCATCATTTTGAGCTGGCTGGCTATAAACTGGCAAGCGTACTTAAAGCTGATTTCATTAGGTAAGCGTCCGTGTTCAACGGCAGCTTGACTAGCCTCTCGTCTCACCAAGTTATAACCAAGTAATAACCCCCACAGCTCTTGATAGACGAGTTCGACTGTTTTGCTTCTCAACACTAAAGCGTTGTGTTGCATTGAGCTCTTGATGTCACGGTAACCTAATTCGATTTCCCATCTTTCATGATAAAGCTCTGCCACAGATTGAGCGTCATACTGCTCTCTAGGAAGCGAGGTAAACACCGTTTTGGATTTACCTTGAACCTCATAACTGACGGCTCTGACTGTCCATTTTTCTGGAAGACGAGGATTCTTTTTACGAGCTTGCGGTGAGACCTTCATCTCCACAAGCATGTCACTGCTTTCTTTATCATCCAGTAGAGTATATTTGACTCCTTTCCTTGCAGGGAGAAGCCAGTGTCTATTTATTCCACTGTTTTGCAGAGAAAGGAGTAAATCTGCACCATAAAAACCTTTATCCAGTAACGTCACTGAGTTGTCTGGTAGAGCGTTGATGAAAGGCATCGCTAGAGGAATTTCACCTCGGCGATACGGGCTTATCGCCGCATCAACGATGACATGAGAGCGAACATTCATCATAGTCACAACTCTCAATACTGGATGAGGTGTTTGTCTGTTGCTAGACGTATTTCCAGAGCCAAAATGTTCCCTCAATTCTGGTGTGTCAGCCGTTCTAAAAAGAGCGCCATCGACAGCAAAAACTTGTAAGCCTTGCCATGCATCATCAGGGTATCGCTCAAGTCCCCACGTTTTCCCACATTGCTTAAACAGCCATTCGGGTGCTGCTTTGCCTAAGCGTTGTCTTGCTTGGGTTAAGGCGCTCTTTGCCAATAGCTCTTCATCAGCCAAACCGTCAGCACAGACATTCATTCTTCGAGCGACTTCGGCAATGGGTTCATTGCGGAAAAAAGCCATACCCACAATCAGCCACAACACCATATCGCTCGGTAATCGGCGTCGACGGATAGTCGCTTTATCGGACAGTGAGGCTGCTTTAGCTACCCACGCATCGGGAATGTGTTCAGAAAAGGTGGTGAGTTGGGCAACATCAACAGGGTTTTCTTCAAGGAAGT includes the following:
- a CDS encoding IS4 family transposase; amino-acid sequence: MSIQHFFADFLEENPVDVAQLTTFSEHIPDAWVAKAASLSDKATIRRRRLPSDMVLWLIVGMAFFRNEPIAEVARRMNVCADGLADEELLAKSALTQARQRLGKAAPEWLFKQCGKTWGLERYPDDAWQGLQVFAVDGALFRTADTPELREHFGSGNTSSNRQTPHPVLRVVTMMNVRSHVIVDAAISPYRRGEIPLAMPFINALPDNSVTLLDKGFYGADLLLSLQNSGINRHWLLPARKGVKYTLLDDKESSDMLVEMKVSPQARKKNPRLPEKWTVRAVSYEVQGKSKTVFTSLPREQYDAQSVAELYHERWEIELGYRDIKSSMQHNALVLRSKTVELVYQELWGLLLGYNLVRREASQAAVEHGRLPNEISFKYACQFIASQLKMMSKAVSLGNTPKRLKSLRGDLSILFIDKRPKPNRPRAVKISKTRYPVNRYAAPLK